The Methanospirillum lacunae region GCTTAACCCTCGATGCAACCGCTGATACCAAGATGTATGGCCTTGATTCAGAGATAAAATACCGTGACGCCCTGGACGACAGCCATGTTTCAGATACCATTAAGGTACCGATCAAGGTTGTTCCCAACGCAGGACTAGCGGCACTCATGTCTAATCCGGTTGTAATCGGCCTAATTATGATAATCATTCTCGGAGGAGCATATTACCTCTATGAGTACCGGCGCAAACAACAGAACCGGTGAGAATAGCGGGGTAAAAACCGAACATGCAATCAATTTTTTCCGCAGTCTCTGATCTCATCGTTCACAGGCCGGGAATCCTCACCAAGATAATCCTTGTACTGATGGTCATCTCCCTGTTTGGGATGACAATGGTCTCAATGGAGACCGGAACCGCCACCTACATGGATGTAAATTCTCCGGAAGGAGTCCTGATTGAACATTATACAGATACCTTCTCGAAAGAAACCGTAATCCTGCTTGTAGAATCAGATGATTCAACAAGTCCGGAACTCATGCAGTATATCGATACACTGGAAGATCCACTGAGAAACCTTCAGTATGTAACCTCTGTATCAACCATCGTAGATGTCGTGAAATCCCTCAATAACGGAGTCATTCCTTCCTCATCCGGAGAGATGACAGAAGTAATGGCAAAGGTTCCTGATAATGTAAAGAGCGGATATGTTCCATCAGGGATGCTGAATATGGGGGCAATCGGCCTTGAGGCAGGATTATCTGAAAACCAGAAAAAAAGTGCTCTTGCAAATCTCAGGAAGTTTATTGCAAGCACGAATGCTCCACCGGGTGTTTCGATTAAACTGACCGGCTCTGCTGCATTCGATGAGGAGATGGGCGCTGCGATGGGAGAATCCATGGGGACTCTCATCATGGCAGCACTCGTCCTCATGGTCATTGTGATGGGCCTGCTCTTCGGATATGTCAATCACCGGTTCCTCCCGGTTGTCATTGTAACAGCAGGACTTATCTTTACATTCGGATTCATCGGTCTTGTTGGCTACAAGATCAGTATGGCCGTCATCGCAGCGTTCCCGGTTATGATAGGGCTTGGTATCGACTACGCCATCCAGTTTCAGTCCCGGCTTGAAGAAGAGTCCAGGGATCATCCCCTCGCTGAAGCGGTGTATATCACGATTACCAAGACCGGTCCTGCCGTGATGTATGCCATGCTTGCAACATCCATGGGATTTGTAGCCATGTACATCTCACCGGTCCCGATGATGCAGGGGTTCGGCCTCGTCAGTATCATCGGTGTGGTGACCTGTTACATCACCTCGCTCATCGGAATTCCCCTGATTGCAGTACTTATTAATTACAAGGCAAAAGGGCACGGGAATTCAAGGCAGGCGGCAATCGTCGACTCAGTGCTCTCAAAGACTGCGGTCTGGGTAGCAAAACGACCGGTCCCGGTTCTTCTGATCGTTCTTCTGGTTGCGTTTGTTGGAATCCAGGTCGACACCCGGATTCCGGTAAACACAGATGAGAACTCATTTGTGCCACCTGATATGCCCTCGAAGACTACCCTGGACAAGGTGACCAGGACGATGGGTTCTACTGATACAGCACCGATCGTTATCCATGGATCTGATGTTCTCACGCTTGATTCGGTGAACTGGATGAAGGAGTTTACCGATCTTGAGGTCAGGACACGATCGAAGATCACCCAGGGAACCAGTATCGCGGATTATGTGATCACCTATAACAACGGGGTGATGCCACAGACCCAGAGTGAACTGGATGCGGTTCTGAATACGATTCCTAAAGATGTCAGGGACTCGTACGTAAACGGGAATAACGAGGCAGTTATCCAGTTCAATACCGTAAAACTGACGACAACGACCCAGAGTGACCTGAAAGAGGATATCGAAGGGGATTTACTGCTATACCCGGCACCTCCGGGGATCAAGTCACATGTTACCGGTAACTTTGCGATGTTCACCAATCTGGTCAATGATATTGTCGA contains the following coding sequences:
- a CDS encoding efflux RND transporter permease subunit encodes the protein MQSIFSAVSDLIVHRPGILTKIILVLMVISLFGMTMVSMETGTATYMDVNSPEGVLIEHYTDTFSKETVILLVESDDSTSPELMQYIDTLEDPLRNLQYVTSVSTIVDVVKSLNNGVIPSSSGEMTEVMAKVPDNVKSGYVPSGMLNMGAIGLEAGLSENQKKSALANLRKFIASTNAPPGVSIKLTGSAAFDEEMGAAMGESMGTLIMAALVLMVIVMGLLFGYVNHRFLPVVIVTAGLIFTFGFIGLVGYKISMAVIAAFPVMIGLGIDYAIQFQSRLEEESRDHPLAEAVYITITKTGPAVMYAMLATSMGFVAMYISPVPMMQGFGLVSIIGVVTCYITSLIGIPLIAVLINYKAKGHGNSRQAAIVDSVLSKTAVWVAKRPVPVLLIVLLVAFVGIQVDTRIPVNTDENSFVPPDMPSKTTLDKVTRTMGSTDTAPIVIHGSDVLTLDSVNWMKEFTDLEVRTRSKITQGTSIADYVITYNNGVMPQTQSELDAVLNTIPKDVRDSYVNGNNEAVIQFNTVKLTTTTQSDLKEDIEGDLLLYPAPPGIKSHVTGNFAMFTNLVNDIVESKELITYTGFILVVLFLAIVYRNVNAITPIVPIAAVVGWNAVAMNLLGIDYNVMTACLGSMTIGVAAEYTILVMERYIEEKEKTPDVIEALKNSVSKIGSAIMVSGFATFFGFSALILSTFPIISDFGLTTIIAVLFSLIGAVVIMPAILSFVDRIKHGVEELEEEVLHIPLAHQK